In the genome of Drosophila yakuba strain Tai18E2 chromosome 3R, Prin_Dyak_Tai18E2_2.1, whole genome shotgun sequence, one region contains:
- the LOC6536300 gene encoding facilitated trehalose transporter Tret1 isoform X6, with the protein MTLGFPTIVIPAIQGGEGRSETSGDIVLNKDEISWFSSINLICVPLGCLFSGLLTQPLGKRRAMQFVNLPILAAWLMFHFATRTEHLYAALCLAGLGGGLMEAPVLTYVAEITEPKYRGILSALGTTCVITGVFIQFILGSLMDWRSVAAVSSAFPVITIIMLCFVPESPVWLIREQRFREAVKSLQWLRGWVPEHMIEAEFNQLYDELITQKTIELSADGVPPPGQRRTLGQRLRMWRKRSFLVPFLLVSFSFFTGHFSGKTPLQTYAVQIFHTLKAPMNKYHATILLGVAEMLATILGVVLIHFTGKRPLVLVSTVGTGLCFFGTATYAHFLSEVPGFTVNNVVVNASSIVPKEGILSQQNISRIFETEQQAIRQETERFTTQLPDMETTTIFDQNIYNRSKREVDEMMTTDAPMDTTMWPEPSSSAEPIASSSLAPPSTSLKPPLVEELLLVVPKQEHNYLVWVPLILLLLSAFFSHLGIRMLPWILIGEVFPAEIRNSASGFAGGVGYIFGFLANKLFLVMLSALTLPGTFAFYASVAFFGTIVLYFTLPETEGRTLGEIEAHFSKKSDVNLLRKQPSNKLPIKDEAQFPGNTINMQSNFQVPITSQQQAKIIHLQQSDFTPRSQNGRTAGVGMSNPAFEESNTTHL; encoded by the exons ATGACCTTGGGCTTCCCCACGATCGTGATACCCGCCATTCAGGGAGGCGAGGGACGCAGCGAGACCAGTGGCGACATAGTCCTCAACAAGGACGAGATCTCTTGGTTCAGTTCCATCAACCTGATATGTGTGCCACTGGGATGCCTCTTCTCTGGACTCTTAACGCAGCCACTGGGCAAACGAAGAGCCATGCAG TTTGTCAACCTGCCGATTCTGGCCGCCTGGCTGATGTTTCACTTTGCGACGCGCACGGAGCACCTGTATGCGGCTTTATGCTTGGCTGGTCTCGGTGGCGGATTAATGGAGGCGCCG GTGCTCACCTATGTGGCGGAAATTACGGAGCCCAAATACCGCGGCATATTGTCCGCTTTGGGCACAACGTGTGTCATCACTGGTGTTTTCATACAATTCATCCTGGGATCCCTGATGGACTGGCGGAGTGTGGCGGCGGTGAGCTCGGCTTTTCCGGTGATCACCATAATAATGCTGTGCTTTGTGCCCGAGAGTCCGGTTTGGTTGATCCGGGAGCAGCGTTTCCGGGAGGCCGTGAAGTCTCTGCAATGGCTACGTGGCTGGGTTCCGGAGCATATGATCGAGGCGGAGTTCAATCAGCTCTACGATGAACTGATCACACAGAAGACCATCGAACTGTCGGCGGATGGAGTTCCTCCGCCGGGTCAACGCCGAACACTGGGTCAACGGCTGAGGATGTGGCGGAAACGCAGCTTCCTGGTGCCATTCCTACTGGTTTCGTTCTCCTTTTTCACGGGTCACTTTTCCGGAAAGACCCCACTGCAAACCTATGCTGTGCAGATTTTCCACACCCTCAAGGCTCCGATGAACAAGTACCATGCCACAATTCTGCTGGGAGTGGCTGAGATGCTGGCCACCATCCTGGGCGTTGTCCTAATTCACTTCACCGGAAAGAGACCTCTGGTTCTGGTTTCAACGGTGGGCACCGGTCTGTGCTTCTTTGGCACTGCCACTTATGCCCATTTCTTGAGTGAAGTGCCTGGATTTACCGTCAACAACGTGGTGGTTAATGCCTCCTCGATTGTGCCCAAGGAGGGTATTCTTTCTCAGCAAAATATATCCAGGATCTTTGAGACAGAACAACAGGCGATCAGGCAGGAAACGGAGCGCTTTACTACCCAATTACCCGACATGGAAACCACTACAATATTCGATCAGAATATCTATAATCGCAGTAAGAGGGAGGTGGATGAAATGATGACCACCGATGCACCAATGGACACCACCATGTGGCCTGAGCCATCGAGCAGTGCGGAACCCATAGCATCTTCATCGCTGGCGCCACCATCGACTTCGCTGAAGCCACCCCTAGTGGAGGAACTTTTGCTGGTGGTGCCGAAACAAGAACACAACTACCTGGTCTGGGTGCCACTCATCCTGCTACTACTCTCCGCCTTCTTCTCTCATCTGGGTATACGAATGTTACCGTGGATTCTCATTGGCGAGGTGTTTCCGGCTGAGATTCGTAATTCCGCATCGGGATTTGCCGGCGGAGTGGGCTATATATTTGGCTTCCTGGCAAACAAACTCTTCCTGGTGATGCTGAGTGCCTTAACTCTGCCCGGAACCTTCGCTTTTTATGCCAGTGTGGCCTTCTTTGGCACCATTGTCCTGTACTTTACGCTTCCAGAGACTGAAGGCCGCACACTGGGT GAAATCGAAGCTCATTTCTCTAAGAAATCCGATGTGAATCTGCTTCGCAAGCAGCCCAGCAACAAGTTACCTATCAAGGACGAAGCACAGTTCCCCGGGAATACCATTAATATGCAAAGTAACTTCCAAGTGCCTATCACATCGCAGCAACAGGCAAAGATTATCCATTTGCAACAGAGCGACTTTACGCCGCGCTCCCAAAACGGAAGAACAGCAGGAGTTGGGATGTCCAATCCGGCTTTCGAGGAGAGCAACACCACACATTTGTGA